One stretch of Clupea harengus chromosome 2, Ch_v2.0.2, whole genome shotgun sequence DNA includes these proteins:
- the popdc2 gene encoding popeye domain-containing 2 isoform X1, whose amino-acid sequence MSGDNSTLLNTVLYGHQQCDGFTNTTEGALYHLGNTVLILGYMGGSGAYGALYIFSLLVPAYVCLALWGFVTICGLDAFVWYVLMVAACLCQICHLVVRLLRDGLASEELSAVYTAVFVPLGVPVQVFKQITGSCENKVLALGTEETYAVEGKTPIDQLSFLLSGRIRVSLEGQFLHYIFPHQFLDSPEWESLRPTEEGNFQVTLTAETDCRYISWSRRRLYLLLSRERYVARLFSVMLGNDIADKLYSLNDKLFAKSGVRLDIRLPSLYHVLAPSAQASERGSGSSSSAPPFGSHGDQAVVTVDPLPDTQKPKSESAPQERGRAPAVGPSTRQQSCPSDTELPSGEDSTSLVLEDFADIAGSLMDYGRESYLK is encoded by the exons ATGAGTGGGGATAACTCCACTCTACTCAACACCGTGCTTTACGGCCACCAGCAATGCGACGGCTTCACCAACACCACCGAGGGCGCCCTCTACCACCTGGGCAACACCGTCCTCATCCTGGGCTACATGGGTGGCAGCGGGGCGTACGGGGCGCTCTACATCTTCAGCCTCCTGGTGCCGGCGTACGTCTGCCTGGCGCTGTGGGGCTTCGTGACCATCTGCGGCCTGGACGCGTTCGTGTGGTACGTCCTGATGGTGGCGGCGTGCCTGTGCCAGATCTGCCACCTGGTGGTGCGGCTGCTGCGCGACGGGCTGGCCAGCGAGGAGCTGTCGGCGGTCTACACGGCCGTCTTCGTGCCGCTCGGCGTGCCCGTGCAGGTGTTCAAGCAGATCACAGGTTCCTGCGAGAACAAGGTGCTGGCGCTGGGCACCGAGGAGACCTACGCTGTGGAGGGCAAGACACCCATCGACCAGCTGTCCTTCCTGCTCTCAGGGAG GATCCGCGTGTCTTTGGAGGGTCAGTTCCTGCACTACATTTTCCCCCACCAGTTTCTGGACTCCCCTGAATGGGAATCACTGAGACCAACGGAGGAGGGGAATTTTCAG GTGACCTTGACGGCCGAGACAGACTGCCGCTACATTTCCTGGAGCCGCCGGCGCCTCTACCTGCTGCTGTCGCGCGAGCGCTACGTGGCCCGCCTCTTCTCCGTCATGCTGGGCAACGACATCGCCGACAAGCTCTACTCGCTCAACGACAAGCTCTTCGCCAAGAGCGGCGTGCGCCTCGACATCCGCCTGCCCAGCCTGTACCACGTCCTCGCCCCCTCCGCCCAGGCCAGCGAGCGGGGCAGCGGCAGCAGTAGCTCGGCCCCACCCTTCGGTAGCCACGGTGACCAGGCCGTGGTCACCGTTGACCCCCTGCCCGACACCCAGAAGCCCAAATCGGAGAGCGCCCCCCAGGAGCGGGGGAGGGCGCCCGCGGTGGGCCCCTCCACACGGCAGCAGTCCTGCCCGTCGGACACGGAGCTGCCCTCGGGTGAGGACTCCACCAGCCTGGTCCTGGAGGACTTTGCTGACATTGCAGGCTCGCTAATGGATTATGGGAGAGAAAGTTATTTGAAGTAG
- the popdc2 gene encoding popeye domain-containing 2 isoform X2, with product MSGDNSTLLNTVLYGHQQCDGFTNTTEGALYHLGNTVLILGYMGGSGAYGALYIFSLLVPAYVCLALWGFVTICGLDAFVWYVLMVAACLCQICHLVVRLLRDGLASEELSAVYTAVFVPLGVPVQVFKQITGSCENKVLALGTEETYAVEGKTPIDQLSFLLSGRIRVSLEGQFLHYIFPHQFLDSPEWESLRPTEEGNFQVTLTAETDCRYISWSRRRLYLLLSRERYVARLFSVMLGNDIADKLYSLNDKLFAKSGVRLDIRLPSLYHVLAPSAQASERGSGSSSSAPPFGSHGDQAVVTVDPLPDTQKPKSESAPQERGRAPAVGPSTRQQSCPSDTELPSEGDTSGVPPARYQRGRAPLAPTDTPKL from the exons ATGAGTGGGGATAACTCCACTCTACTCAACACCGTGCTTTACGGCCACCAGCAATGCGACGGCTTCACCAACACCACCGAGGGCGCCCTCTACCACCTGGGCAACACCGTCCTCATCCTGGGCTACATGGGTGGCAGCGGGGCGTACGGGGCGCTCTACATCTTCAGCCTCCTGGTGCCGGCGTACGTCTGCCTGGCGCTGTGGGGCTTCGTGACCATCTGCGGCCTGGACGCGTTCGTGTGGTACGTCCTGATGGTGGCGGCGTGCCTGTGCCAGATCTGCCACCTGGTGGTGCGGCTGCTGCGCGACGGGCTGGCCAGCGAGGAGCTGTCGGCGGTCTACACGGCCGTCTTCGTGCCGCTCGGCGTGCCCGTGCAGGTGTTCAAGCAGATCACAGGTTCCTGCGAGAACAAGGTGCTGGCGCTGGGCACCGAGGAGACCTACGCTGTGGAGGGCAAGACACCCATCGACCAGCTGTCCTTCCTGCTCTCAGGGAG GATCCGCGTGTCTTTGGAGGGTCAGTTCCTGCACTACATTTTCCCCCACCAGTTTCTGGACTCCCCTGAATGGGAATCACTGAGACCAACGGAGGAGGGGAATTTTCAG GTGACCTTGACGGCCGAGACAGACTGCCGCTACATTTCCTGGAGCCGCCGGCGCCTCTACCTGCTGCTGTCGCGCGAGCGCTACGTGGCCCGCCTCTTCTCCGTCATGCTGGGCAACGACATCGCCGACAAGCTCTACTCGCTCAACGACAAGCTCTTCGCCAAGAGCGGCGTGCGCCTCGACATCCGCCTGCCCAGCCTGTACCACGTCCTCGCCCCCTCCGCCCAGGCCAGCGAGCGGGGCAGCGGCAGCAGTAGCTCGGCCCCACCCTTCGGTAGCCACGGTGACCAGGCCGTGGTCACCGTTGACCCCCTGCCCGACACCCAGAAGCCCAAATCGGAGAGCGCCCCCCAGGAGCGGGGGAGGGCGCCCGCGGTGGGCCCCTCCACACGGCAGCAGTCCTGCCCGTCGGACACGGAGCTGCCCTCGG
- the LOC105913282 gene encoding cytochrome c oxidase copper chaperone: MSSISAASVESTPAIDGAEKKPLKACCACPETKKVRDACIIEKGEESCTGLIEAHKECMRALGFKI, from the exons ATGTCGTCCATTTCTGCTGCTAGCGTTGAAAGCACCCCTGCTATTGACGGAGCGGAAAAGAAACCACTCAAGGCATGCTGTGCGTGCCCGGAGACCAAGAAAGTAAGGGACGCATG CATCATTGAGAAGGGCGAGGAAAGTTGCACAGGTCTCATCGAAGCTCACAAGGAATGCATGAGGGCGCTTGGGTTTAAGATTTGA
- the LOC105913237 gene encoding potassium/sodium hyperpolarization-activated cyclic nucleotide-gated channel 1-like isoform X2 gives MGTDTNLQETARVSNIPTTENVDDDIKVDIENEPTSIFGRAKYALFDLLLPQFNKQSLFIFGSEKAFKKECDRQRQIGKWIIHPLSPVRILSLIRLLRVSRLVRFFSEFEQMTNANLEGLRMFFRILSLFMMMFILCHWNGCIQYFVPLLGDFPSECWVRRENLMNATTGEKYTFGIFRALSHMIGISYGAEGPPTDEVELWIVMTSMVSGALMYTVMVANAAAMMTNVDAPSKLYKNKLNHLEDYMCFRKLPKPLRARINDYYQARYGGKWFDEKEILSLLSKSLKEEILNVLCASMLESTPMFKDRDPSFINAILLHLRYEVFLEGDVIVRQFAPGDRMFFIEHGQVLVATDSFRKELCDGDYFGEVCLLTKGKRVASVTALSTCHLFSLSVDNFNVVLTCFPDVRKAIMCTALERQKDLLDAKIGAQGAQTQNPTTSGLNDYTESLEEASDADYDFELDDILDGTK, from the exons ATGGGGACTGATACAAATCTGCAAGAGACTGCAAGAGTCTCTAACATACCAACAACCGAAAATGTTGACGATGACATTAAAGTTGACATTGAAAATGAACCAACGTCCATATTTGGTCGGGCCAAGTATGCTCTGTTTGACCTACTGCTTCCACAATTTAACAAACAGTCTTTATTTATCTTTGGAAGCGAAAAAGCCTTTAAGAAGGAATGTGATCGTCAAAGGCAAATTGGTAAATGGATAATACACCCCCTAAGTCCAGTAAG AATTCTTAGTCTGATTCGTCTCCTACGTGTGTCCCGGCTAGTGAGATTCTTCAGTGAGTTTGAACAG ATGACAAATGCCAATCTGGAGGGCCTCCGTATGTTCTTCAGAATCCTTAGTTTATTCATGATGATGTTTATCCTGTGTCACTGGAATGGTTGCATTCAGTACTTTGTGCCTTTGCTGGGAGACTTCCCATCAGAGTGCTGGGTTAGGAGAGAGAATCTCATG AATGCCACGACAGGGGAGAAGTACACTTTTGGAATCTTTCGAGCTCTTTCTCACATGATTGGGATATCGTATGGCGCCGAAGGCCCTCCGACTG ATGAGGTGGAGCTGTGGATTGTTATGACCAGCATGGTATCTGGAGCACTGATGTACACCGTCATGGTTGCCAATGCTGCAGCCATGATGACTAATGTGGATGCACCCTCCAAACTCTATAAAAACAAG CTGAATCATCTGGAGGACTACATGTGCTTCAGAAAACTACCCAAACCACTACGTGCACGCATCAATGACTACTATCAAGCACGCTATGGCGGGAAGTGGTTCGATGAGAAGGAAATTCTCAGTTTGCTCTCCAAATCTTTGAAAGAG GAAATTCTGAATGTCTTGTGCGCCAGCATGCTGGAGAGCACGCCAATGTTCAAGGACCGTGACCCCAGCTTCATCAACGCCATCCTGCTTCACTTGCGCTATGAGGTATTCCTGGAGGGAGACGTCATTGTGCGACAGTTTGCTCCGGGCGATCGCATGTTCTTCATCGAGCACGGTCAGGTCCTTGTGGCCACGGACTCCTTCAGGAAAGAGCTGTGCGATGGAGACTACTTTGGTG AGGTCTGCCTATTGACCAAAGGAAAGCGTGTCGCCTCGGTGACTGCCCTGTCCACTTgccacctcttctccctgtctgtggaCAATTTCAACGTAGTCCTGACCTGTTTCCCGGATGTCCGCAAGGCCATCATGTGCACTGCcttagagagacagaaggacctTCTGG atGCTAAGATTGGTGCCCAGGGTGCCCAGACACAGAACCCCACCACCTCAGGGTTAAACGACTACACTGAGAGTCTGGAGGAGGCTAGCGACGCAGACTATGATTTTGAACTTGATGACATATTGGATGggaccaaataa
- the LOC105913237 gene encoding potassium/sodium hyperpolarization-activated cyclic nucleotide-gated channel 1-like isoform X1, with amino-acid sequence MGTDTNLQETARVSNIPTTENVDDDIKVDIENEPTSIFGRAKYALFDLLLPQFNKQSLFIFGSEKAFKKECDRQRQIGKWIIHPLSPVRHNYVMFMVAMTFLNLISIPVEIAYSDNAHGVARTIWKMFNAISDTLFMVDVVLNFRMGILTDGSQVAILDTKVIAIDYLKTWFVPDALASFPVDFAIAIADNLYNNDTTSLQGAKIMRILMFARILSLIRLLRVSRLVRFFSEFEQMTNANLEGLRMFFRILSLFMMMFILCHWNGCIQYFVPLLGDFPSECWVRRENLMNATTGEKYTFGIFRALSHMIGISYGAEGPPTDEVELWIVMTSMVSGALMYTVMVANAAAMMTNVDAPSKLYKNKLNHLEDYMCFRKLPKPLRARINDYYQARYGGKWFDEKEILSLLSKSLKEEILNVLCASMLESTPMFKDRDPSFINAILLHLRYEVFLEGDVIVRQFAPGDRMFFIEHGQVLVATDSFRKELCDGDYFGEVCLLTKGKRVASVTALSTCHLFSLSVDNFNVVLTCFPDVRKAIMCTALERQKDLLDAKIGAQGAQTQNPTTSGLNDYTESLEEASDADYDFELDDILDGTK; translated from the exons ATGGGGACTGATACAAATCTGCAAGAGACTGCAAGAGTCTCTAACATACCAACAACCGAAAATGTTGACGATGACATTAAAGTTGACATTGAAAATGAACCAACGTCCATATTTGGTCGGGCCAAGTATGCTCTGTTTGACCTACTGCTTCCACAATTTAACAAACAGTCTTTATTTATCTTTGGAAGCGAAAAAGCCTTTAAGAAGGAATGTGATCGTCAAAGGCAAATTGGTAAATGGATAATACACCCCCTAAGTCCAGTAAG GCACAATTACGTCATGTTCATGGTCGCTATGACTTTCTTGAACCTTATCTCAATTCCAGTGGAAATTGCCTATTCTGACAATGCGCATGGTGTGGCTCGGACAATTTGGAAAATGTTCAATGCGATATCAGACACATTGTTTATGGTGGATGTTGTCCTGAACTTTAGAATGGGTATACTCACAGATGGCAGTCAG GTTGCTATCCTTGATACGAAGGTTATTGCCATAGATTATTTGAAAACTTGGTTTGTTCCAGATGCACTGGCTTCATTTCCTGTTGACTTCGCCATTGCCATTGCA GACAACCTGTACAACAACGACACAACTTCATTGCAAGGTGCCAAAATTATGCGGATTCTTATGTTTGCTAGAATTCTTAGTCTGATTCGTCTCCTACGTGTGTCCCGGCTAGTGAGATTCTTCAGTGAGTTTGAACAG ATGACAAATGCCAATCTGGAGGGCCTCCGTATGTTCTTCAGAATCCTTAGTTTATTCATGATGATGTTTATCCTGTGTCACTGGAATGGTTGCATTCAGTACTTTGTGCCTTTGCTGGGAGACTTCCCATCAGAGTGCTGGGTTAGGAGAGAGAATCTCATG AATGCCACGACAGGGGAGAAGTACACTTTTGGAATCTTTCGAGCTCTTTCTCACATGATTGGGATATCGTATGGCGCCGAAGGCCCTCCGACTG ATGAGGTGGAGCTGTGGATTGTTATGACCAGCATGGTATCTGGAGCACTGATGTACACCGTCATGGTTGCCAATGCTGCAGCCATGATGACTAATGTGGATGCACCCTCCAAACTCTATAAAAACAAG CTGAATCATCTGGAGGACTACATGTGCTTCAGAAAACTACCCAAACCACTACGTGCACGCATCAATGACTACTATCAAGCACGCTATGGCGGGAAGTGGTTCGATGAGAAGGAAATTCTCAGTTTGCTCTCCAAATCTTTGAAAGAG GAAATTCTGAATGTCTTGTGCGCCAGCATGCTGGAGAGCACGCCAATGTTCAAGGACCGTGACCCCAGCTTCATCAACGCCATCCTGCTTCACTTGCGCTATGAGGTATTCCTGGAGGGAGACGTCATTGTGCGACAGTTTGCTCCGGGCGATCGCATGTTCTTCATCGAGCACGGTCAGGTCCTTGTGGCCACGGACTCCTTCAGGAAAGAGCTGTGCGATGGAGACTACTTTGGTG AGGTCTGCCTATTGACCAAAGGAAAGCGTGTCGCCTCGGTGACTGCCCTGTCCACTTgccacctcttctccctgtctgtggaCAATTTCAACGTAGTCCTGACCTGTTTCCCGGATGTCCGCAAGGCCATCATGTGCACTGCcttagagagacagaaggacctTCTGG atGCTAAGATTGGTGCCCAGGGTGCCCAGACACAGAACCCCACCACCTCAGGGTTAAACGACTACACTGAGAGTCTGGAGGAGGCTAGCGACGCAGACTATGATTTTGAACTTGATGACATATTGGATGggaccaaataa
- the LOC105913239 gene encoding uncharacterized protein LOC105913239: MALFGKVLEPVGFMQTMKGLVQGICSCLGDSANPEDTDLVKKNLDHIDQELSSFGPGLIHDTEVHRLEDDLVVVYNQLGTTIRAQPDFTKREKEVFLEYVREHQLERQLTALYSRMMGISALTDQPTLLEELVQNRRPKRWEMREFCVKVNFVLGTGLLCLFTQAALVGRDQALLMKTWSDRMGELYRKMKTTGGRCSGYFLEQAKEDILQQVQEALRDGKPPEEQAEGILKTLERNYDWMRWAVMVHPAVGFWKEDEAAGEVPSQEMVETGEEEGGEGKEPSSTTTTTTVAPPNNFLAVRTSAQSPPCPHVVACYRDTPSSLDKARIHQLIVDLEWKIPNPPLEVYAALEDEPEKARLYLASRMLRKLQEGLGPGVAVHVVPGKMEMRCNFPQASYYLYEYKHRLASGTVCVFG; this comes from the exons ATGGCACTGTTTGGGAAAGTCCTGGAACCAGTTGGCTTCATGCAGACCATGAAAGGCCTCGTCCAGGGTATCTGCTCCTGCCTTGGTGACAGTGCAAATCCTGAGGACACAGACCTGGTGAAGAAGAATCTGGACCACATAGACCAGGAGCTGAGCTCCTTTGGACCCGGTTTGATCCACGACACGGAGGTCCACCGTCTGGAGGACGACCTGGTGGTGGTTTACAACCAGCTGGGAACCACGATTCGGGCCCAGCCGGACTTCACTAAGCGGGAGAAGGAGGTGTTTCTAGAGTACGTGAGGGAACACCAGCTGGAGAGGCAGCTGACCGCGCTCTACAGCCGCATGATGGGCATCTCTGCGCTGACGGACCAGCCCACTCTGCTGGAGGAGCTCGTTCAGAACCGACGACCCAAACGCTGGGAGATGAGGGAGTTCTGCGTCAAG GTGAACTTTGTTCTGGGCACCGGGCTTCTCTGCCTCTTCACCCAGGCGGCGCTGGTGGGCCGAGACCAGGCCTTGCTCATGAAGACCTGGTCCGACCGCATGGGGGAGCTGTACCGCAAGATGAAGACCACTGGAGGGCGCTGCTCGGGCTACTTCCTGGAGCAGGCCAAGGAGGACATCCTGCAGCAGGTGCAGGAGGCACTGCGCGACGGTAAACCTCCAGAGGAGCAGGCCGAGGGCATCCTGAAGACGCTCGAGCGCAACTACGACTGGATGCGCTGGGCTGTGATGGTGCACCCGGCTGTAGGCTTCTGGAAGGAGGACGAGGCGGCTGGGGAGGTGCCCTCTCAGGAGATGGTCGAaacgggggaggaggagggaggcgaAGGGAAGGAGCCctcttccaccaccaccaccaccaccgtggCGCCTCCGAACAACTTCCTGGCGGTCCGCACCAGCGCCCAATCACCGCCATGCCCGCATGTGGTGGCCTGCTACCGGGACACGCCAAGCTCCCTTGACAAGGCCCGCATCCACCAGCTGATCGTGGACCTGGAGTGGAAGATCCCCAACCCACCACTCGAGGTGTATGCCGCCCTGGAGGACGAGCCGGAGAAGGCGCGCCTCTACCTGGCCTCCCGCATGCTCAGGAAGCTGCAGGAGGGGCTAGGCCCGGGCGTGGCCGTCCACGTGGTGCCTGGCAAGATGGAGATGAGGTGCAACTTCCCTCAGGCCTCCTACTACCTGTACGAGTACAAACACAGGCTGGCCTCGGGCACCGTCTGCGTGTTCGGCTGA